Part of the Candidatus Moraniibacteriota bacterium genome is shown below.
TTGTGAAATATTGTGTGTGATGACCGCACGATTGGCGTGGGCGAAATTGGAGCAGGCATTGCGTGCTGCCAGGTAGGTTTTGCCATCTTCGCCGTCGCCATCAAAGGTAATGAGAGGTTCTTTCTTGCCGAAGTCGGACTCGCGAATTTTCCGAGCGATTTCATCTATCGCTTTCCGGTGCGGCGTGTTCCAGAAAAATCGCCCGATATTCATCATAATTGCCGTCGAGAGATGCTCGCGTTTCTTCGCGGTGTACATATACATAGTATATTGTCCCAAGATGCCCGAACCGCAATGCACCATGAAGAGATAGTCGCCATTTTTGATACCGAGCTTCGCTGCCTTGTCACTGTCTTCAATGCCAGTCACTTTCATAAGATCGAGGAAGTGATTGCCGGCGGCGCCGAGGACACCGGAGCGAAACTGCGCGAGGAAGAGGAAGAATTTCGGAATAATATGGTAGATATCTTGTCGGGAGAGCTCGCGGTCGAAGAAATTGCCTCGGTCGAGAGAGTTTTCGGCTTCGTGGACTGTCTTGATACCGAGGTGCTTGATGAGTGGCTTGATGCCTTGCCGGCAGATGTCGGTGATGATATGGAAGGGGAGGAATGTACCGAGATAGGCTTTGGTCGGCACTTTTGACACGAGTGCTTCGAAGAGGGTGTCGATGTCTTTCGGTGAGAAATTCGATTCGTTGAGGTTGGTGCGAACAAGCCGCATGCCACAGGCGGGGTCGGAGTCGTTCACTTGCGGCAAGATATATTTTTCGGAGGCGACAGTGGTGCCGGTTGCATTCTTGCGTCCTGGTTTGGAATGCACGTCTGCCATCGCCGCGATGTGATGGAAACACGCGTCGTTTGACGCGACACTCTCGAGTTGCTCAAGTGTTGATTCGCTCGGCATGAGGCTCTCCTGTACGTGAAATACCACTGGCACTTTCATCTTGCCCGTCTTCATCTCGCGCTTGTAGGGGGAGTGTTTCTTAATTTTGTAGAGAAGAGACATAAAATAATGGAAAGATATTTGAGAAGGATTCCATGGTCTGCGTTATTGTTGTATGTTAAACAGCTTTTTGAATCCAGCTGTATTGACGAAATAATTTTGCTTATTTCGAGTGAGATTCGCCTTTATATTCCTTAACTGATTCGAGAGTTTTCCATTCTTTGAATGTTTTTCGTTAGTAAATAAATTAAAATACATTCCATCCAAAAATGAAACATAATGAATTTTCACATTGTTTTCACTGAAGCCAATGAGAGATATTATCTCGTTTATTTGTTTATCCTGACCACCACCACCTTCTTTCATATGTTTGTGCTCCACTATGAAAATATCATCCCCGTCTTTTATAAGGAAATCTGGCATCTTTTGATCTTTCTTTTTGCTCCATAGGAATCTTATTCCATGATGCTGGAGAAATCTTTTAAAAAGTTTTTTCCCTTTTTTATCTGCTTCAATATACTTTTTGCTACCCTGAGAAGTGAACTCTTCGAGTGTTTCATCATCTGATTTTTTGTAGCCAGCCGTGCTTAGAATTCTTGATACCTTACGAATGCCAAGACCCCCACTTTCCTTGTGAGCTTTTGCATCTTTACTCGCTTGTAATGTGACTGGAGTGTAGCCATATGACGAATAAAGCGAGTGTCTTAACTCTATGTATTTTTCAATAATACTTTTTAGAATGTCATACTGTTCTTCTGTGTCCATCTTCTTGAAAAGGCTGTAAGAAACATCTGCAACTGGCCAAAAAGAGACAAACTCGGAATAATTTATACTTTTGCATTGTATGATAGCCGATATTTTTTCGAGCGCTTTTTCAGCTATAAAGTCTTCCTGGTGTTTTCTTGCAAAACTATATGTCGAGATACTTTCGATTAGATCTAAATTTTTTCTCATCGCATCTGTTGGGATCTTTGCATCTTCTGATATGATAAGACTCCCATTTTTCAGATAGAATTCGTCCACGATTGGCTCTGGATGAACGAGCGAAAATTCAAAAATCTCCCTATTGCCGATGTAACCCATATATTTATTTAAAACAGTCTTGATTTTAAATTTGGACAGGCAATCTCATAAGCATCTTCTAAGAATGCTCTTGCTGTGAGATAATCAAGACGTCTCCTTCTTTCCCCATTTTTTTTGTTCCCTTTGAACGGGGATAGAAGGACATCGCGAGTTTTTCTTCTAAAGTCGAGAAGTGCAATATTACTGTGCTCGATTATTTTTTCAACGATAGCGTTATTCTCCACGCCGACTTCAATGACGGTTATCAATCTTGAACTATATTTTATGTCGGCTAAATCGTAGTCTATTTCTTCAGGCTTCATAAAGGAGATTGGCTTTTGTGGATTTGTTGTATCAACAGCTCTTAGTGCAATCCGACCCTTTGGGGCGTTAAATTTTATGGGAATATTCTTGTGAGGTGTTCGTCGAAATTTTTCGAAATACCCAAGACTACCAATGTATTCATCGTTCTTATAGACAGAGATGTGCTCATGCGATTTGTAAGTATTGTCAAAACAGATGATACAAATGGGATTCTCTGTATCATCAAACAAGGGATCTTCGATTATTGTTATACTTACCAGTCTGTTCTTTGGGACATTTGAGTTGATAAATGTTTCTGGCACAATCATGATACCAAAATCGTTCCCCATGCATTTCTCAATAGCTAGTTGATAGATATCGTCGTAACTACAAATATCAAAATATTTGTGTACGTTTTCATATATTTTTTTTCTCTTAGCGCTATAATTCGTTAGATACGGTGGATTGGTAATAATTAACGAATTCTTTATCTTTGGGATGTGGAGAAGACTATCATTCACTTCCCACCCCAGACCTTTATCTATATCAAAACCCTTGGTATTGCTAAAGCCAATTTGCTGGGCCATCCGCAAAAGGTCTCCAGCTCCAGCGAATGGATCGAATGCAATAGTTGTTCCTGTAGATTTAATAAACTCCAAAATGTGGGCTTTAATCCAGGAGTTGTTCTTTGTAAAAAATTGTCCTAGACTGCGCTTTTTGATGCCCGTGCTCATACTTTTTTGTTAACGGTAGTGTCATATTTCGGACATTTCAAACAATTGAGGAGGATATTTGTCAGGATTTGTATAGTCTCTGATATTTCCCTGCTGTTTCCTTGAGGTCAAAGTACCTCTCCACAAACGCCCTCGCACTCGTGCTGAGGGCTTTTCTTTTCTCTGGATTGGCTTGCAACGCCTGAATAGCGCTCCAGAGGGCATTGCCATTGTCACGAGGAATGGTAGCAGAAAATCTCGGATTTGAGAACTCTTGGAAAAGAGGAAGGTCGGAGAGGATGACCGGCTTCCCACAGGCATAGGCTTCGAGGATAACGAGCGGCACGTCGAATTTTCCGTGCATATTGGTGACGGGGAACGTGATGATATCGGCAACATTGTAGAGTTTGGCAACATCGAAAACCGTGTCGCTGAATCGGACGTATTCGAGGACGCCAGCACGCTCGAGTTTTTCCTGAATCTCTTCCTTCTTCTTTCGGTCGGCTTCATTCTTGATGCGAAGAGCGAAGAGGAATTTTAGATTCTCGCCTTCGCGGGAATGACGAACAATCATGTCGACAATCATATCGGTCGCACCGAGGCGGGCGTATTCGCCGACATAGGAGATGATGAAATCGTCGGGAGAGAGGTCGAGTTTTTTGAGAGTTTCTGTGTCTTTTGGTCTCGGAGAAAATCTTTCAAGGTCTATTCCCGGATATATTCTTTCCACATTTGAGAACCCTATCTTTTCGAGTTTTGTTTTTGAAAGATCTGTGTAGGTGACCAGTCGGTCGGCAAAGAACATGTCTCTCCATTCTCGCTCACCCCAACGCTCTTCGCGCAGTGTGGCAATTGTTTGAATCGTTCGCGGGCGTTTCCATGTGAAGTTCTTAAGGAGAAACGAATTGAATGGGGTTGGCGTGAATAGATAGTGGACGATGTCGAAGTGGTGGCTTTGCGTAAAAAGAAACAGCGCGAGGCGCGCTTTCGCTTTGAAATCAAAATGTCCGTCCGTAAAAATCGGGTGTTGTATGCAATTTTCCCCCAATCCCTCGAGTGTTTCATCGGAAGTGAGGAGGTGAAATTCGACGTGTGGATTTTGGATGCTTTTGGCAAGGAAATAGGCGAAGTTTTTCGATGCTTCATCCCACGGCGGCACTAAGGGGCGTGTAGCCAGGAGAATGCGCGTTTTCTTTTTGGGAAGCGACATACGTTATCTTTTATAAATTTCTTTCTTTTTGCTGAGCTCTTTACTCTCCTTATTTACATCGCTTTCGGTCCAGACACGTACGGTGATTGGTTGTTTGTCGGGATTCTTGGCGAGTATGGTTTGTCCACTCGTGCCACTGAGAGTGAATGACGCAGATTCAGTGACTGTGTCGCTCTCATGTATCTCGTAGAAGAAGACGCGTGTCGGACCGAAATTTGAAACAGTGAAACTTGCATCGGTTTCTTGCTGTGAAGCAAATGACAATGACCACCAGTCGGAATTCGTTGGGTCGGAGAGAAAGGCTTCACGAAAAGAAAGCATGATGAAAACGATTGAAAGAGCGAGTGCGGTAATGAGGAGTATATTTTTTTCTTTCATATTATTTTTCTGCTCGCTTATACACCGCAATATCGTCCGACAGATAGAGAAGGGACATGTCTTTGGCTTTGGTGAACTGGAGGCTGTCGACGTGGGGATTGACGACAACCGTGTCGACGCCGGTTCCCTTGAAACAATCTTGTCCTTTGGGTGTATTGGGGGCAGAGATCATGAGGAGGGTACATTGTTCACGCGTTTTGGTCTCGTCAGTGTAGCGTTGGAAGAGTCCGCGAGAGAGGGGGTAGGAGTAGTCTCTCATGAAGAAGAGTTTCATCCACGAGTCGGCGATGATGTAATTGTGATCCTTGAGTACCCATTCGTCCGAGCGGGTATTTTTTGCAAGCCATGAGGAGACGGTATAGGTTTGCACGGCTTCACGCACAGTGCTTTTTGTCGAGATTGTCCCGGCATTGTCAAAGAACCCGCCAACAATAACAGCGACGAGGAAGAGCCCAAATGCATAGCGGAGGAAGCGATGTTCGTCGGGAGATTTTTCTTTGAGTGTTTTCTTGCTGCTTTGCCCTTGCATGAAGAGTGAGACGAAAGCGAATCCAGTAAGGAGTGCAGCCGGGAAGGTATTGTAGGTGCCAATGCGATTGGAGGGGATGTCGATGAAGAGGAGATTTGGGAAAAGAGTCATGACGATGAGACCGGCGCTCCAGGCAATCATCACGATGCTTCCGAGCTGCTTGCGCCTGGGAGAGAGGAGAAGAATCGTGATGCCGATAATCTCGAGTCCAAATCGGGATCCGCCGACACTTTGGGCGAGTTGGTCAAAAGAAAGTCCTTCGCGCGTTGCTTTTGAGGGCGTGCCGACAGCGGTGTCGATGGCACTCGCGTGGAGATAGGTCGGCGTGTAGACAAATGCCGTAAATGCAAGAAGAGACAAAGCAATGAGTATCGGGAAGGGCGAGCGGAAAAGAGCGAGCCACTCTCGGAGTTCGGAGAATCGTGTTGTATCGGAATTTTTCGAGAAGAAAGTTGAGAGGAAGAATATTGCGAGGATGAAAAGTGCAATAAAGAGAAAGACGAATGTCGAGAGGTGATGAGTGAAGGCAAGTGTGCCCATGAAGAGTATGGCGAGTCCGAGGAATATGGAGTTCTTCTCTCGGAGCGCGCGGAAGAAGCAAAGTATGATAATCGGAATGAGGAGATTTCCAAAGAGATTGCCGACGACGCCACCGCTCACATATTTTGCTTCAGGAGAAGAGAGTGCCCAGAGTGGTCCCACGGAGAGGAGGACGGCGATCATGCCACGTCGGGCGAGGAGTTTTGATGGGAGTGTATCCTCGAAGAGGCGGTAGCTAAGAAGGGAAAGTGCGAGGATGGTGAGAATGTTGACGAGGAGAAGTATGAGTGACGGGAAAGCCGAAACAAAGTCGATGTGAGCGACGAGCGCGGTTGCTGCAAAGGGGAGATGTTCGCCTACAATAAAGTCATCAATCGGTTGTGGATCGGTGAGGGTGTCTCCGGCACTTTCGGTTCCCTCGAAGTCGATGTTAACTTTTTCATAGGAAGGAACAGCGCCAGTAAGGGCTATTTTCTTTGCCCAAAACATATGATGTCCGAGGTCGGTCGACGTAGGGAGAATCGTATCCCAGAGATAGAGAGATTTGATGAAAATTGTAAGCACAATAAGTCCAATGAAGAGCCAGCCTTCTTTGTGTGAGAATGCTATTCCTGAAGTTGATTGATTTTTTGTTGGGGAATTTTTTTCTTTCGCTTTGCCTTTTCGGAATCTTGGAATGAGGAATGCAAGTGGAAGAAGTATGAAGATACTTTCGAGTCCGATAATTGAAAGTGCGGTTATCGGGATGTGTATGCGCGAGAGAAGGAGCAAGCCAAAGTCGAGCAAAGAAAGACTCATCGCGAATGAAAGAAGTGTGTATTCAAACAGGGAAAGTGTGGGGAGTCGCTTTCGGAGAAATGCGGATATGATGAGTGTTCCGGGAACGAAAAAGAGTCCGGTGATTGTGAGGAGGAAGGCGAATTGACTGGAGAATGTGCTCATAGGTGGAGTTCGCGTTCGCCGGTTATTTGCACAATCGTGTCTTTGATAATGCCGGCATAGCATGTGGCAATCGTTTTCCAATTGAAGTGCTTGACAGTGTAGTGTCTGGCTCGTTCACCAAAGATCTCTCGTTCTTCTTTGTTGACGATGAAGTGCTCGATTTTTTCCTTCCAATCTGTGGCGTCTTCCGGTTCGGCGAGGATACCGTTTTGATGATCCGTGAAGGCATCCTTGAGTCCTTCGAGACGCGAGACAATGACGGGAATGCCGCAGGATGCTGCTTCTATCGGGGTGATGCCAAAGCCTTCGACATCGCCTGGTATGTGGATATTCGGTTGGACGAATATATCACAGGTATTCATGAGGATGTCTCGTGCGCGGTCGCTCACATACCCGAGGAGTTTCACGCGCTCGAATGTTTTGGTTTCTTCGATGGCATTTCGGATATTGTCGCGGTCGGCACCGTCTCCGGCGACGATATAGACGGTTTCTCTTGGGAGTGTTGGGAAGACATTTCGGATAAACCAGGCGACACCTTTGCGACGAGCGAGTCTCCCTGATGTAAGGATGACCGTTGCATCTTTGCGCACATCACCGATGATGCCTTCAAGGTCCTTGCGGGTGAAGTTTGGGTTGTAGTGTTTTTGCGGGTCGATACCGTTGGGGACGAATTCGAATTTTTCCTTGGCTATTCCATGATGGACGCCGAGCATGATGGTTTCATTGCCGACAGCGATGAGTCGGTCGAGCTTCGGGATGAAGATGCGAACCCAGAGTGCCTGATAGATAAAGAGTGGATAGGTGATGTCGAGTCCGTGAATAACGGAGAGTACGGCTTTTTTTGGAAAGCAAATCTTTACCGCCCAGCCAACTACGGAGAGAACGCCGTCGCCAAGGAGCACGGCGTCATATTTTCGCGACAGAAAAAGCGCTCGGCAGAGGGCATAGGGCAAGAAAATCGGCAGGAATTTCTTGCCGAATCGATTGGCTATCGTGGTAATCTCAGCGTGTTCTTTGAGCCAGAGAGAGAGCGCGGCATTTTGATTTTCGATGCCACCAACAATCGGTGGATACGCACGAGAAATAAAGAGAATACGAAGAGGCATAGCGGGACGGAATTTCAAATGATACATTATTTCAAAGAGAAACTCATGACAGAGAATGCTCTCGGTGAAGAGTGGGATCCACTCATTTTTTGTATGTTTTTTTCTTTGTGAGATAGAGCTGTTCTTCGATGAGGCGACGGTTGGATTTGACCATATCGGCAAGGAGAGCGAAAACGACGAACTGGAGTCCGATGATAAAGAAGAGTGCGGAAAAAAAGAGGTAGTTTCGATAGGGGGAAATTTTGAAGTCTTGAATATAGAAAACAAAGAAGGTGCAAAACAGGAGAAACGCGATGCCGATGAGGGTGAAGCCGGGGATGCCGAAGAACTTCATCGGGCGAACGTCTCGCACGGCTTTTACGATGATGCGTGAGCTTTGTCGGATATAGTTTACGATGCTCTTCGTCATTTTGGATTTCCGTCCAGCGAAATAGGTGACGGGAACAGGAATCCAGATAATCTTGAGTCCTTTGCCAATTGCGTCGATGATAACTTCTTGTGTGTAGGTGAAATTCTCGAGGAGATTGAGACGCAAGAGCGACTCACGACTGTAGGCGCGGAAGCCGCAAGTGAGATCTTGTATTGGTGTTTTGAGAAATCTGGATATAAGGCTTGCAGCGAGACGGTTGAGGCGATCTTTGACGAGGGGAATATTTTGTGCGGCGTGTTCGCCGAAACGGTCGGCACTTACGATGTCCGCCTCTCCTGAGAGTATGGGCGCAATGAGTGTACCAATATCGTTGGGATCGAACTGTCCATCGGCGTCGATGTTTACCATGATGTCCGTATCTGATTCGAGCGCTGTCTCGACCGAGGTGCGAAAGGCTCTTCCGAGTCCCCGGTTGCGTGAGTGTATGATCACGCGGTCGGCGCCTGCTTCTCGAGCGATTGAGCCGGTATTGTCGTTTGATCCATCATCGACAACATGCACGACCACCTTGTCGATGCCCTCGAATGATCGGGGAATTCTCCGTATCGTTTCACCGATCTTTTCCGCCTCGTTGAACGCGGGAATATTGATAACAAGTTTCATATCATTTTTTCTTTATGAGTTTTGAAAATTCAAAACAGGCGACTTTGCAGCGGGCGTTTTCGGTTCCGTTCTTTACGATATCTTGCTGGCATTCGAGTGCGACGCCGAAGCAGCGACTCTGGCTCTCTCGGATATACAACCAGTCTATTTGGTAGTGGAAGAAATTCAAAAGGAAACTCCCGACGACGATTGCGCCAACTATCCAAATAGCGAGACGAAGAAGATGAAACATACGTGTTATTAGCAGTGTGTTCTGTGCTATCGCCCGATACCTTTGTAGACGATTCCGGACTTTCGGAACAAATTTTTATCAAACGCGTTCTTGCCATCGATGAAAACTTTAATCTTGTGTTTCTTGAGAAGAGTGGGGGTAATTGCTTCTTTGAATTCCGCATGATCGGTTGCGAGGATGAGCGCGGTGGATTTCTTGAGTATGGCGTCGAGAGACTTCAGGCTTGAGCGATCGAGAATATGCGGATCGAAAGTTTCTACTTTTGCTTGGTGTTTCTTGAGATGCTCGATGATGCGCACGGATGGTGATTCGCGCACGTCGTCGATATTCGCTTTGTAGGCGATGCCGAGAACGCCAATAGTGGTGCCATTGAGAGGGAGCTTAACCGTGTTGAGCGCATCTTGGAGGAGCTCGACCGTATAATCTGGCATGTCATTGTTGATTTCTCGGGCAAGACGCAGGAATTTGTGATCGAATCCGGCTTTCTTGGCGCGCTCTATCAAATAGTAGGGATCGACTGGAATGCAGTGACCGCCGACGCCACAGGAAGGGAAGTGTGCAAGGAAAGAGAATGGCTTGGTTGCAGCACCGCGGATAACGTCAGTGACATCAATACCGAGTCGGTCGAAGGATCGGGCAAGCTCATTGACGAAGGCGATATTTATATCTCGAAAGGAATTTTCAACCACCTTGACCGCTTCGGCTTCGCGGATGGACTTCATAGGGCGGATTTCACCGTCAATTATAGACTGATAGAAATCAAGGGCGCGTTTGAGTCCGATGGCATCGAGTGAACCGACGACGCGAGGGATATTGGTGACATTCCATACCTCGTCTCCCGGATTGATGCGCTCGGGACAGTGAGCAATGAAGACATCTTTGTTGATGATGTGTCCCGCTTTTTCAAAAAGGGGAACAACAACTTCTTCGGAAACGCCGGGATTGACGGTTGACTCGAGTACGACGAGCGCGCCCTTCTTGAGATTCCCAGCGATAGTCTCCATGGCACCAATGACGGGTGTCAGATCGGGCGCGTACATTTCATCGACGGGTGTCGGGACGCAGACGAGGATGATATCCGCGCGTTTGAGTGTATGTGGATCGGAAGAAGTGGAGAAAGGATATTTTGGAAGGTTCTCTTCGAGGTACTGATCTTCGATAGGGCTTTTTCCTCGGCTGATGAGGGCGTTCTTTTTTTCGTCGAGATCAAATCCGACAACATCGTATCCTCGTTCTTTTGCACGTACAGCAAGTGGCAATCCCACATATCCCAATCCGACAATACCAACGGTTGTATTTTTTTTCTCACCTTCTTTCATAGCGCAGTATAATCAGATTATTCTTTCTGCCCCTTATTGTACGAAAAAAGAGTAAAGAAGTCGAGGTGCGCGGATGAAAGAGGTGTAATCGGGCGTAGCAGGGGTCTTCTAACCCTTCGTGAGAGGAGAACGCTTTGTGGTCTTGACAAAACATTGTATTATGCGTTAATATTATTTCACTCAATTTTATCCGAAGAACGCATCATTATGACAGCCCCAGACACGAGAGCGGAGGGAAAACTCAAGCACAGAACGCGTCAGATTCAGAAGACGGCGAAGATGGAGAAAACAGGGAAGATATCTCGAAAGGATGCCTCCTCCCGAGGGTTTTATGGTACGGCATTTCACCGTTTCTTGCACTCGATATCGCCACGGGCAGTTGCTATTGTCTCGGCGCGCTACGGCGCAGGCGGGAAGGAACCGATGACGCTCGAAGAAATCGGGAAGACCTATGGCATTACGCGTGAGCGAATTCGTCAGATTATCTCGGTACTCCTCGGGAATGTTCGCGCACGTCGTTACCCGGCATCACTCGAGGAAGTATCGAAGCGCATGGAGTCGACGCTCATGGGCAAAAGTGGTATCATGAAGAGGCAAGTATTTTTTGAAGCGATTGCTGGAACAGACACAAAAGAACAGGGCGCCGCTCGGTTTTTCTTGGCTGTTTTGTCGGAGCGTTTTCGAATGCTCGAAAGCAATTCGATGACACCTTCTATTGCTGTGGCTTCGTTTGCTGATGCCTCATGGGAGGCAGTAAACACGGCAGCAAAAACACTACTTGTCGAAAACGGCGAATCACTCCTCGAAGCAGAATTTTTGAAACGAATCGCCAAACACCCTTCACTCAAAGCGGTTTCTCAGAAGACGATATTGGATTTTCTCGCGGTGTCGGAAGACTGTCGCAAGAATCCTTTTGGTCAGTGGGGACTTCCTGAATGGAGTGATATTTGTCCGCGAGGAACACGAGAGCGTGCCTATCTCGTTGTTCGCGCCGAAGGAAAGCCACTGCACTTCCGTGAGATAGCAGCGAAAATAGACCAGTCCGGATTGCAGAAGCCAGGGAAGGTGACGCATCCCCAGACCGTGCACAATGAATTGATCAAAGATAAGCGATTTGTGTTGGTAGGGCGTGGTACCTATGCGCTCGTGGAGTGGGGATTCCGACGAGGAACTGTCCGCGAAGTTGTTGAGGAAATACTGCGTGAGCGAGGCGTGCCCGTGAAGCGTGATGAGCTTGTGTCTGAGGTGCTCAAAGTTCGCGATGTGAAGGCATCTACGGTGGTTATCAATCTCAATGCCTTTTTTGCTCGTACTCCAGAGGGTACCTATAGCTTGAAGGAGTCGAAGAAGCGAGCGAAATAGGAGGGAAGTACGCTCTTTAGAGTCTGCTAAGAAGAACAATTGTTCCTGAAAAGACAGTGCGGAAGTATACCTTTTGAGTGTTTCTTTGGCAGACTCTTAATCAACAGAATGCGTGAGGGATTTTCAACGAACTATCCCATGGGCACTATTTTATTGCAGAATTTTAGAGGCATGTCGGAGGCGCTCTTGTCTATCTGGAGCGTTATGGGAGAAGTGTGGTTTTTGGTGCTCCCACCAGCACTCTACTTTGTTTTCAAATTTCTCTGGATGGATCACATCCAGAATCAGTACATCGGAAATACCAAGAACGTGCTTCTCGAGATTATTTCGCCACGCGATATCGAGAGGAGTCCCAAGGTGATGGAGACGATTTTCGATGGTATTGCAGGGGTTGATAAAGGTCCAACGACAGTCGAGACTTATGTACAAGGGTATCTCCCGCCACTCATTAGTCTTGAGATGACGGGCGATGGTGTCGAGGGCACGCATCTCTATGTGCGGACGCCGGTGGTTTTTAGGAATCTTATTGAGGCATATTTTTACGCGCAATATCCCAATGTCGAAATCGTTGAGGTAGCTGACTATGTCGATGAAATTCCAAAAGGTGCGCCGAATCGAGACTGGGATCTGTTTGGAGTTGATATTGAATTTACCAAGCCTGATGCCTATCCGATCAAGACGTATCACTACTATGAGGAAGAAGTGACAGGGAAAATGATTGATCCGCTCGCAGGGCTTTTCGAGAGCTTTGGGAAATTGCCGCCGGGTCAGAAGCTCTGGTTTCAAATGATCATTACGCCACTCAAGCCGGATTATTACAATACCGGGAAGGCGCTCCTTGATGAAATTATTGGGCGTGCGGTCAAGGTGAAGCCGTCTTCGGCGCTTGGCAATCTGGCAGCGGGTATTGGAGAAATAGCGACGGCTGTTCCCAAAGCGTTCTTCGGGCCAGTCGAATTCGCTCCAGCAACACCAGAAAAGCCGGATAAAAAAGACTTTCTTGAATATCAATTGACGCCGGTCGAAAAAGAAGTAGTGAAGGCGCTCGAGTCGAATATCGGGCGCAATGTGTTCGGGTCTCGTCTTCGTATGATCTATATCGGCAAGAGAAAGGGCTTCGACAAATCATTTGTGTCGACATTTTTTGGAGGACTCAAGCAGTTCAACGACTTCAATCTCAATGGCTTCAAGCCGAATGACGCGTCGAAAACCTATGCGAACTATCTCCTGACCGATATGCGCCTTCGCTATCGACAGCGGAAAATTTTGCGTCGTTACAAATTTCGCGATCCCGACTCTCCGGTTCCGATGCTCGCGCTCAGTACTGCGGAGCTTGCGACGCTCTTCCACATTCCTGACATGAACGTTGTTGCACCTTCCCTGCCACGCATCTCCGCGAAGCGAGGTTCTGCACCACAGAATTTGCCGATTCAATAGTTTGAGTTGGTTTTGTGTTGGATTTCTGTTTCTTTTGAGTTTCTTGCCTATGTCTGATATCACCTATTTTGCAAAAACGAATTTTCGGAACGAAGATCGCGTCTTCGGCATCAAGGCCGATGATCGCCGACGACACATGTATGTCATCGGAAAGACAGGCATGGGGAAGACGAATATGCTCGAAAACCTTGTCATTCAAGATATTCAGCACGGACATGGCGTTGCCTTTATCGATCCACACGGCGATACGGCAGAGAAACTCATACGCGCCATTCCGCCGTCACGCGTCAATGATGTGATTTATTTCAATCCGTCGGATCAAGATTTCCCGGTCGCCTTCAATGTGATGGAACATGTGTCGGCAGAATACCGACATTTGGTTGCTTCTGGTTTGGTGGGTGTATTCAAGAAGATCTGGGCGGATTCTTGGGGACCGCGTCTCGAATATATTTTGCGAAATGCGATTCTCGCACTCCTTGAATATCCGGGGAGTACGCTCCTTGGCGTGATGCGCATCTTGGTCGACAAAGAATATCGCAAGCGCGTGGTCGACAAAGTGACGGATCCGGTGGTGAAGTCGTTTT
Proteins encoded:
- a CDS encoding nucleotide sugar dehydrogenase produces the protein MKEGEKKNTTVGIVGLGYVGLPLAVRAKERGYDVVGFDLDEKKNALISRGKSPIEDQYLEENLPKYPFSTSSDPHTLKRADIILVCVPTPVDEMYAPDLTPVIGAMETIAGNLKKGALVVLESTVNPGVSEEVVVPLFEKAGHIINKDVFIAHCPERINPGDEVWNVTNIPRVVGSLDAIGLKRALDFYQSIIDGEIRPMKSIREAEAVKVVENSFRDINIAFVNELARSFDRLGIDVTDVIRGAATKPFSFLAHFPSCGVGGHCIPVDPYYLIERAKKAGFDHKFLRLAREINNDMPDYTVELLQDALNTVKLPLNGTTIGVLGIAYKANIDDVRESPSVRIIEHLKKHQAKVETFDPHILDRSSLKSLDAILKKSTALILATDHAEFKEAITPTLLKKHKIKVFIDGKNAFDKNLFRKSGIVYKGIGR
- a CDS encoding glycosyltransferase family 4 protein, producing the protein MPLRILFISRAYPPIVGGIENQNAALSLWLKEHAEITTIANRFGKKFLPIFLPYALCRALFLSRKYDAVLLGDGVLSVVGWAVKICFPKKAVLSVIHGLDITYPLFIYQALWVRIFIPKLDRLIAVGNETIMLGVHHGIAKEKFEFVPNGIDPQKHYNPNFTRKDLEGIIGDVRKDATVILTSGRLARRKGVAWFIRNVFPTLPRETVYIVAGDGADRDNIRNAIEETKTFERVKLLGYVSDRARDILMNTCDIFVQPNIHIPGDVEGFGITPIEAASCGIPVIVSRLEGLKDAFTDHQNGILAEPEDATDWKEKIEHFIVNKEEREIFGERARHYTVKHFNWKTIATCYAGIIKDTIVQITGERELHL
- a CDS encoding glycosyltransferase family 4 protein, translating into MSLPKKKTRILLATRPLVPPWDEASKNFAYFLAKSIQNPHVEFHLLTSDETLEGLGENCIQHPIFTDGHFDFKAKARLALFLFTQSHHFDIVHYLFTPTPFNSFLLKNFTWKRPRTIQTIATLREERWGEREWRDMFFADRLVTYTDLSKTKLEKIGFSNVERIYPGIDLERFSPRPKDTETLKKLDLSPDDFIISYVGEYARLGATDMIVDMIVRHSREGENLKFLFALRIKNEADRKKKEEIQEKLERAGVLEYVRFSDTVFDVAKLYNVADIITFPVTNMHGKFDVPLVILEAYACGKPVILSDLPLFQEFSNPRFSATIPRDNGNALWSAIQALQANPEKRKALSTSARAFVERYFDLKETAGKYQRLYKS
- a CDS encoding RtcB family protein produces the protein MSLLYKIKKHSPYKREMKTGKMKVPVVFHVQESLMPSESTLEQLESVASNDACFHHIAAMADVHSKPGRKNATGTTVASEKYILPQVNDSDPACGMRLVRTNLNESNFSPKDIDTLFEALVSKVPTKAYLGTFLPFHIITDICRQGIKPLIKHLGIKTVHEAENSLDRGNFFDRELSRQDIYHIIPKFFLFLAQFRSGVLGAAGNHFLDLMKVTGIEDSDKAAKLGIKNGDYLFMVHCGSGILGQYTMYMYTAKKREHLSTAIMMNIGRFFWNTPHRKAIDEIARKIRESDFGKKEPLITFDGDGEDGKTYLAARNACSNFAHANRAVITHNISQTIKSVLNRNPEFDLLYDMPHILVSREEHFGKNIWVHRNGTSRAYGPSRMSDHPVFRETGEPAFMPTSMSTEAYLGVGTDENESSFFSANHGAGKSKDKTDTVVPKNKTELDQKLATKGVRLYNGRSSKVIEQDSAHYKQADDVVASVRENGIAIPVARLQPVAVIMY
- a CDS encoding glycosyltransferase; this translates as MKLVINIPAFNEAEKIGETIRRIPRSFEGIDKVVVHVVDDGSNDNTGSIAREAGADRVIIHSRNRGLGRAFRTSVETALESDTDIMVNIDADGQFDPNDIGTLIAPILSGEADIVSADRFGEHAAQNIPLVKDRLNRLAASLISRFLKTPIQDLTCGFRAYSRESLLRLNLLENFTYTQEVIIDAIGKGLKIIWIPVPVTYFAGRKSKMTKSIVNYIRQSSRIIVKAVRDVRPMKFFGIPGFTLIGIAFLLFCTFFVFYIQDFKISPYRNYLFFSALFFIIGLQFVVFALLADMVKSNRRLIEEQLYLTKKKTYKK